Proteins found in one Insulibacter thermoxylanivorax genomic segment:
- a CDS encoding MFS transporter, whose translation MITSKRRVQHELKKKSSNYRRNMQVGLLEGIPATVIYMTLGGPYLTGYLLYLGASSVQVGIAAAIPALTNVLQILAALGMQYINNRRLAIIIFASIHRVVWVLTGLIPFLFPESLWVIIYLIMMFIAFAGNAVSSVAWTSLIADMVPSRLRGKYFGLRNAVINAAGSVSLFVCGMVLDHYGEDIGFAFIYIVCAIAVVLNIILFFAYPNVEFEKSQETDIGKRFLLPFRDWAFIKPALFISAFLFFYGIVVPFFNYLMLDVLEISYSWVSIITIIHYITMILAYYYWGKLNARFSTRQLLMWSLPIIGLSCLAWGLIGLLPAVPVLIFIHILLGIGLGGYNLLNFTFVIGDTPKADRPVYIGVFMALTGLMSFIGSTLGGVVFDWLANWSKEAQVYGVTLTIGAVLVLMMAVCGERVFGARWRLPKKSNPWLGRGA comes from the coding sequence ATGATTACTTCTAAGAGGAGAGTGCAGCACGAATTGAAGAAGAAATCATCCAATTATCGCCGCAATATGCAAGTTGGATTGCTGGAAGGTATCCCCGCCACCGTGATCTACATGACCTTAGGGGGACCTTATCTCACGGGTTATTTGTTGTATCTGGGGGCTTCTTCTGTACAAGTGGGGATTGCCGCGGCGATCCCGGCATTGACGAACGTTTTGCAGATCTTGGCAGCGCTCGGGATGCAGTACATCAACAACCGTCGGCTGGCGATTATCATATTTGCTTCGATTCATCGAGTTGTCTGGGTGCTGACAGGACTCATCCCCTTCCTATTCCCAGAATCGCTGTGGGTGATCATCTATCTCATCATGATGTTCATCGCCTTCGCCGGCAATGCTGTCAGCAGCGTAGCCTGGACATCCTTGATCGCTGATATGGTTCCGTCCAGACTCAGAGGAAAGTATTTTGGCCTGCGCAATGCGGTCATCAACGCTGCGGGCAGCGTGTCGCTGTTCGTATGCGGCATGGTGTTGGATCATTATGGAGAGGATATTGGATTTGCTTTTATCTATATCGTGTGTGCGATCGCAGTGGTCTTGAATATCATCTTGTTCTTCGCCTATCCGAACGTCGAATTTGAGAAGTCCCAAGAGACGGATATCGGCAAGCGATTTCTCTTGCCTTTTCGTGATTGGGCCTTTATCAAGCCGGCGCTGTTTATCTCGGCTTTTTTGTTTTTCTATGGAATCGTCGTGCCTTTCTTCAACTATCTCATGTTAGACGTCCTTGAGATCAGCTATTCCTGGGTGTCGATCATTACGATCATTCACTATATCACGATGATTCTGGCCTATTATTACTGGGGTAAGTTAAATGCACGCTTCTCCACCCGTCAACTGCTCATGTGGTCGCTGCCGATCATCGGACTCTCCTGCTTGGCCTGGGGGTTGATCGGTCTCTTGCCTGCGGTTCCGGTGCTCATCTTCATCCATATCCTGCTTGGCATCGGACTTGGCGGATATAATCTGCTTAACTTCACCTTCGTCATCGGGGATACGCCAAAAGCAGACCGCCCGGTGTATATCGGCGTGTTCATGGCGCTCACGGGCTTGATGTCCTTCATCGGCTCGACCCTCGGCGGAGTGGTCTTCGATTGGTTAGCCAATTGGTCGAAGGAAGCACAGGTATACGGTGTCACGCTGACGATCGGCGCAGTGTTGGTGCTTATGATGGCGGTTTGTGGGGAGCGGGTATTCGGCGCAAGATGGCGTCTGCCGAAGAAGTCGAATCCCTGGCTGGGTCGGGGAGCTTAA